In bacterium, a single window of DNA contains:
- a CDS encoding succinate dehydrogenase/fumarate reductase iron-sulfur subunit: protein MADQIFHVFRGDASGGTLTEYAVPPIEGMVVLDAIHYIQAHHDTTLACRWNCKAAKCGSCSAEINGKPRLMCQARVDAFHGAPITVRPIKVFPLIRDLVTDVSWNYRVNKEIPPFTPRPDEPTPYRMSSDDVERLFEFRKCIECFLCQDVCHVLREHGGTDRYYGPRFMVRIAALEMHPKDTLTRTDLLRGKGGIGYCNITKCCEEVCPEHIHITDNAIIPLKERVADDQFDPWRALLRAFGGRKEPRGT from the coding sequence ATGGCTGATCAGATCTTCCACGTCTTCCGAGGCGACGCCTCGGGCGGAACGCTCACGGAGTACGCCGTCCCGCCGATAGAAGGCATGGTGGTCCTCGATGCGATCCACTACATCCAGGCCCACCACGACACGACGCTGGCGTGCCGTTGGAACTGCAAGGCGGCCAAATGCGGGTCGTGCAGCGCCGAGATCAACGGCAAGCCGCGTCTCATGTGCCAGGCCCGGGTCGACGCGTTCCACGGCGCGCCCATCACGGTGCGGCCGATCAAGGTGTTTCCGCTCATCCGGGACCTCGTGACGGACGTCTCGTGGAACTACCGTGTGAACAAGGAGATCCCGCCGTTCACGCCGCGGCCGGACGAGCCGACGCCGTACCGGATGTCGTCCGACGACGTGGAGCGGCTTTTCGAGTTCCGGAAGTGCATCGAGTGCTTCCTGTGCCAGGACGTCTGTCACGTGCTCCGCGAGCACGGCGGCACCGACCGGTACTACGGTCCGCGCTTCATGGTGCGGATCGCGGCGCTGGAGATGCATCCCAAGGACACGCTGACGCGCACGGACCTGCTGCGGGGCAAGGGCGGGATCGGCTACTGCAACATCACGAAGTGCTGCGAAGAGGTCTGCCCCGAGCACATCCACATCACGGACAACGCGATCATCCCGCTGAAGGAGCGCGTGGCGGACGATCAGTTCGATCCGTGGCGCGCGCTGCTCCGCGCCTTCGGCGGGCGGAAGGAGCCGCGGGGCACGTAG